The following proteins are co-located in the Manihot esculenta cultivar AM560-2 chromosome 7, M.esculenta_v8, whole genome shotgun sequence genome:
- the LOC110619536 gene encoding metalloendoproteinase 1: MAPKFSFSYVFVSFLFLTIQPSMFQSRILKSEEQNLQFLQNLEEVHKGQTVAGLNKVKKYLKRFGFYTNPSDSILTDDFDNHLESALKTYQKYYHLKITGSPDSSTLKKMMIPRCGVPDNIANLTSLNQSLYNFPPGMQRWSKFEITYTFSSSVPDDQDLRSAFANAFQSWEGASEFKFKEASTEEEANIVIGFYSGDHGDGLPFDGPGMVLAHSFYPEDGRSHYDADESWSTNPDMNHMDLESVALHEIGHLLGLAHSQDPNAVMHSGISPGTIKRDLTQDDIQGIQALYSN, encoded by the coding sequence ATGGCTCCTAAATTCTCATTCTCCTATGTTTTTGTATCTTTCCTCTTTCTAACAATCCAACCCTCTATGTTTCAATCAAGAATCTTGAAATCTGAGGAGCAAAATCTGCAATTCCTTCAAAATTTGGAGGAAGTCCACAAGGGTCAAACCGTTGCTGGACTCAATAAAGTGAAAAAATACCTCAAAAGATTCGGATTTTACACGAATCCAAGTGATAGTATTCTAACCGATGATTTTGATAATCATTTGGAGTCTGCACTCAAAACATATCAAAAATATTATCACCTCAAGATTACTGGAAGTCCGGACTCAAGTACTTTAAAGAAAATGATGATCCCACGATGTGGAGTTCCTGACAATATCGCCAATCTCACATCTCTTAACCAGTCTCTTTATAATTTCCCACCTGGTATGCAGAGATGGTCTAAGTTTGAAATCACCTACACATTCAGCTCCAGTGTCCCTGATGATCAAGACCTCAGGTCAGCTTTTGCAAATGCTTTTCAAAGTTGGGAAGGTGCATCCGAGTTCAAATTTAAAGAAGCATCCACTGAAGAAGAAGCAAACATAGTGATTGGATTTTACAGTGGTGATCATGGAGATGGGTTGCCTTTTGATGGGCCTGGCATGGTGTTAGCTCATTCATTTTACCCAGAAGATGGAAGGTCTCATTATGATGCAGATGAGAGTTGGAGTACAAATCCTGACATGAACCACATGGACTTGGAATCTGTGGCTCTGCATGAAATAGGTCACCTTCTTGGCCTTGCTCATAGTCAAGATCCAAATGCTGTTATGCACTCAGGGAT